A window from Natranaerovirga hydrolytica encodes these proteins:
- a CDS encoding glutamine synthetase III family protein has product MKVNEIFGSHVFNDAVMKERLPKETYKNLKKTIELGLPLEKHVAEVVANAMKDWAIELGATHYTHWFQPMTGKTGEKHDSFIAIKPDGRAIMEFSGKELTQGEPDASSFPNGGLRATFEARGYTAWDATSPAFLKEDSAGVTLCIPTAFCSYTGEALDKKTPLLRSMQAINKEAMRILKLLGNTTSGRVITTVGPEQEYFLIDKKFYQSRKDLIFTGRTLFGALPPKGQELDDHYFGSIKERIATFMKEIDEELWKLGVSAKTKHNEVAPAQHEMAPIFTTTNIATDHNQLTMETLQKVATRHDLVCLLHEKPFAGVNGSGKHNNWSLSTDDGINLLDPGTTPHENAQFLLFLASVIAAVDKYAPLLRLSAANAGNDHRLGANEAPPAIISVFLGEQLTDIIEQIQEDRLCESKQASELKIGVTTIPNLPKDVTDRNRTSPFAFTGNKFEFRMVASSSSVAGPNIVLNTIVADVLKEVADKLERSSNVKEAIGSIVKELICNHNRVIFNGDGYSQEWVEEAEKRGLPNLASTVDALAYFATPDSIKMFEKHGVFSESEVVSRQEIMYEEYAKTINIEALTMIEMANKEIIPSVIKYITSLANSINTIKAIGSLASVKIQETLLEKLSTSLEEAYGKLEALETAVEEVHSIEDIIEEAAAYRLKVLPAMEALRKPCDELEKLTSEEYWPFPTYGDLLFRV; this is encoded by the coding sequence ATGAAAGTAAATGAAATATTTGGATCACACGTGTTTAATGATGCGGTGATGAAAGAAAGATTACCAAAAGAAACGTATAAAAATTTAAAAAAGACAATTGAATTAGGATTGCCTTTAGAAAAACATGTAGCAGAGGTTGTAGCCAATGCAATGAAAGATTGGGCTATTGAATTAGGGGCGACACATTACACACACTGGTTTCAGCCAATGACTGGAAAAACAGGTGAAAAGCATGACTCTTTTATTGCCATTAAACCAGATGGTAGAGCCATAATGGAGTTCTCTGGAAAAGAATTGACTCAAGGTGAGCCAGATGCATCTTCTTTCCCTAATGGTGGATTAAGAGCAACATTTGAAGCAAGGGGTTATACCGCTTGGGATGCAACTTCACCAGCTTTCTTAAAAGAAGATTCAGCAGGTGTTACACTATGTATTCCGACAGCTTTTTGTTCATATACAGGAGAAGCTTTAGATAAAAAAACACCATTGCTTAGATCCATGCAAGCCATTAATAAAGAAGCAATGAGAATTTTAAAATTATTAGGCAATACAACTTCTGGTAGAGTGATTACAACAGTAGGCCCAGAACAAGAATATTTCTTAATAGATAAAAAGTTTTACCAAAGTAGAAAGGACTTAATTTTTACAGGTAGAACATTGTTTGGCGCATTACCTCCAAAAGGTCAAGAGTTAGATGACCATTACTTTGGAAGTATTAAAGAACGTATTGCAACATTTATGAAAGAAATAGATGAAGAGTTATGGAAATTAGGGGTGTCTGCTAAAACAAAACATAATGAAGTTGCACCAGCCCAACATGAGATGGCACCTATTTTTACAACGACTAATATTGCAACAGATCATAATCAATTAACAATGGAAACGTTGCAAAAGGTAGCAACAAGACATGACTTAGTATGTTTGTTACATGAAAAACCATTTGCAGGTGTTAATGGTTCAGGTAAACACAACAACTGGTCTTTATCAACAGATGATGGTATCAATTTATTAGATCCTGGTACAACACCACATGAAAATGCTCAGTTTTTATTATTCTTGGCCTCTGTTATTGCAGCAGTTGATAAATATGCACCATTGCTGAGATTATCAGCGGCAAATGCAGGTAATGACCATCGTTTAGGCGCAAATGAAGCACCACCAGCAATTATTTCAGTTTTCTTAGGAGAGCAATTAACGGATATTATTGAACAAATCCAAGAAGACAGATTATGTGAAAGTAAGCAAGCAAGTGAATTAAAAATTGGTGTAACAACTATACCTAATTTACCAAAAGACGTTACGGATAGAAATAGAACGTCACCATTTGCATTTACAGGGAATAAATTTGAATTTAGAATGGTTGCTTCTTCATCTTCTGTAGCTGGTCCAAACATTGTATTAAATACAATTGTAGCAGATGTGTTAAAAGAAGTTGCAGATAAGCTAGAAAGATCAAGTAATGTAAAAGAAGCAATAGGAAGCATTGTAAAAGAATTAATTTGTAACCATAATAGAGTGATCTTTAATGGAGACGGCTATTCACAAGAATGGGTAGAAGAAGCAGAAAAAAGAGGGTTGCCTAACTTAGCATCAACTGTTGATGCATTAGCATATTTTGCAACACCAGATAGCATAAAAATGTTTGAAAAACATGGTGTATTCTCTGAAAGTGAAGTTGTTTCTAGACAAGAAATTATGTATGAAGAGTATGCAAAAACCATTAATATAGAAGCATTAACAATGATAGAAATGGCTAACAAAGAAATTATACCATCGGTTATTAAATATATTACCAGTTTAGCCAATTCCATTAATACCATTAAAGCAATAGGAAGTTTGGCATCGGTTAAAATACAAGAAACTTTATTAGAAAAACTTTCAACTTCACTAGAAGAAGCTTATGGAAAACTAGAAGCTTTAGAAACAGCTGTTGAAGAAGTACATTCTATTGAAGATATCATTGAAGAAGCAGCAGCTTATAGATTAAAAGTCTTACCAGCAATGGAAGCCTTAAGAAAACCTTGTGATGAATTAGAGAAATTAACAAGTGAAGAGTATTGGCCATTCCCAACATATGGTGACTTATTATTTAGAGTTTAA
- a CDS encoding ANTAR domain-containing response regulator: MATRILVGAGKESNLKKLSSFFSNNGYLVVGAVDDGYEFLRRVNSIYPDICVVDGYMKGLNTQDIAEVVIFEKISPIVVLVSEYELQNYAQLNQESLFVPIIKPLNKNMLLNTIDILLKTNRNIQKLEKEVTTLKDGKSEKEVINKAKKLLIDHMCLTEDEAHRRIQKQSMEKGIQKIKIAEAIIMMYE, translated from the coding sequence ATGGCAACAAGGATTTTAGTTGGAGCTGGAAAAGAAAGTAATTTGAAAAAATTATCAAGTTTTTTTTCAAATAATGGTTATTTGGTTGTAGGAGCTGTTGATGATGGATATGAGTTTCTAAGAAGAGTGAATTCTATTTATCCAGATATTTGTGTGGTAGATGGGTATATGAAAGGGTTAAATACTCAAGACATAGCAGAAGTGGTCATATTTGAAAAAATTTCACCAATTGTTGTATTGGTCAGTGAATATGAATTGCAAAATTATGCTCAGTTAAATCAAGAATCATTGTTTGTACCTATTATTAAACCTTTAAATAAAAATATGCTATTAAATACAATTGACATACTTCTAAAGACCAATAGAAACATACAAAAATTAGAAAAAGAAGTAACGACTCTAAAAGATGGTAAAAGTGAAAAAGAAGTCATTAACAAAGCAAAAAAATTATTAATTGATCATATGTGCTTGACTGAAGACGAAGCACATCGTAGAATTCAAAAACAAAGTATGGAAAAAGGCATACAGAAAATTAAGATTGCCGAAGCAATTATTATGATGTATGAATAA
- the glnA gene encoding type I glutamate--ammonia ligase translates to MVQKKYEKEDILRLVEENDIKFIRLQFVDILGTLKNVAVTVEQLEKALNDEIMFDGSSIEGFLRSEEADMYLKPDLDTFEIFPWRPQQGKVARLICDIYKADGNPFEGDPRYVLKKVLNEAWEMGYELNIGTEFEFFLFHTDENGNPTTITHDKAGYFDLGPLDLGENVRRDIVLTLEDMGFEIEASHHEVAPGQHEIDFKQTNALRAADNITTFKLVVKVIAQRHGLHATFMPKPVYGMHGSGMHCNLTLKNTEGKNIFYNKDDKLKLSDEAYQFIGGLLKNARALTSITNPTVNSYKRLVPGHEAPTFIGYSTNNNSTLIRIPTSRGEDIKLELRGPDPSANPYLAIAAILKSGLDGLKNKTKAPDEVSHNELKEKNYSILDEEKSLPVNLKDAIMALSKNEVLKDALGECYDNYVKSKDLEWIEYSSKIHQWELNKYISRY, encoded by the coding sequence ATGGTGCAAAAAAAGTATGAGAAAGAAGACATTTTAAGATTAGTAGAAGAAAATGATATTAAGTTTATTCGATTACAATTTGTTGACATATTAGGTACATTAAAAAATGTTGCAGTGACTGTGGAACAGTTGGAAAAAGCTTTAAATGATGAAATTATGTTTGATGGCTCATCTATAGAAGGTTTTTTAAGAAGTGAAGAAGCAGATATGTATTTAAAGCCAGATTTAGATACTTTTGAGATCTTTCCTTGGCGACCACAGCAAGGAAAAGTGGCAAGGTTAATTTGTGATATTTACAAAGCAGATGGTAATCCTTTCGAAGGAGATCCTAGATATGTTTTGAAAAAAGTTTTGAATGAAGCATGGGAAATGGGATATGAACTTAATATTGGAACAGAATTTGAATTTTTCTTATTTCATACAGATGAAAATGGTAACCCTACAACGATTACCCATGACAAAGCAGGGTATTTTGATTTAGGACCATTAGATTTAGGTGAAAATGTTAGACGAGATATTGTACTTACATTAGAAGATATGGGCTTTGAAATAGAAGCGTCTCATCATGAAGTAGCACCTGGTCAACACGAAATTGACTTTAAACAAACGAATGCCCTAAGAGCAGCAGATAATATTACCACGTTTAAATTGGTTGTCAAAGTTATTGCCCAAAGACATGGTTTGCATGCCACTTTTATGCCTAAACCGGTATATGGTATGCATGGCTCAGGAATGCATTGTAACTTGACATTGAAAAACACAGAAGGAAAAAATATATTTTATAACAAAGATGATAAGCTAAAGTTATCGGATGAAGCCTATCAATTTATAGGTGGTTTGCTAAAAAATGCAAGAGCATTAACTTCAATAACCAATCCAACGGTTAACTCCTATAAAAGATTGGTTCCAGGTCATGAAGCACCTACATTTATAGGCTATTCTACAAATAATAACAGCACTTTAATACGGATTCCTACATCAAGAGGAGAGGATATAAAGCTTGAATTAAGAGGGCCAGATCCTTCAGCTAATCCATATTTAGCAATTGCAGCTATATTAAAGTCAGGTTTAGATGGGTTGAAAAATAAAACAAAAGCACCAGATGAAGTTAGTCATAATGAGTTAAAAGAAAAAAATTATTCTATATTAGATGAAGAAAAGTCTTTACCCGTTAATTTGAAAGATGCCATAATGGCGTTATCAAAAAATGAAGTTTTAAAAGATGCATTAGGGGAATGCTATGACAATTATGTAAAATCCAAGGACTTAGAGTGGATTGAATACAGTTCTAAGATTCACCAATGGGAACTTAATAAGTATATATCAAGATATTAG
- a CDS encoding LL-diaminopimelate aminotransferase: MAESYIQELIAERIGGNQFGKSTVIYKFEKIKRAKNEAMKNHPDMDIIDMGVGEPDAMADKGVVETLNLEARKWENRNYADNGIDEFKETAANYLKNVFNVKGLNPSSEVIHAIGSKPALAMMAQAFINPGDVTLMTVPGYPIMGTMTKWLGGEVYNLELLEENDFLPDLESIPEDILKRTKLLYLNYPNNPTGASATKEFFEKVVKFAKENDIIVIQDAAYAALTFDGNKPLSFLTIEGAKEVGVEIHSLSKAFNMTGWRMAFIAGNELVVKAFGSVKDNNDSGQFKAIQKASMYALEHPEITDETSVKYSRRHDMLVDVLRKVGFKASKPKGSFYLYVGIPKGTKKGDTFKNAEDFAEFLIKEKLISTVPWDDVGAYVRFSVTFLAETMEKEKEVIEEIYTRLAELEFVF; encoded by the coding sequence ATGGCAGAAAGTTATATACAAGAATTAATAGCAGAACGAATCGGTGGTAATCAATTTGGAAAAAGTACAGTGATTTACAAATTTGAAAAAATCAAGAGAGCTAAGAATGAAGCAATGAAAAATCATCCAGATATGGATATAATTGATATGGGTGTTGGTGAACCTGATGCAATGGCAGATAAAGGTGTTGTTGAAACCCTTAACTTAGAAGCAAGAAAATGGGAAAATAGAAACTATGCAGATAATGGCATTGATGAATTTAAAGAAACAGCTGCAAACTATTTGAAAAATGTTTTTAATGTTAAAGGTCTTAATCCCTCATCAGAAGTTATTCATGCCATTGGTTCTAAACCAGCACTTGCAATGATGGCCCAAGCATTTATCAATCCAGGTGATGTGACGTTAATGACGGTACCGGGTTATCCAATTATGGGAACAATGACCAAATGGTTAGGTGGGGAAGTGTACAATCTTGAATTATTAGAAGAAAATGATTTCTTACCAGACTTAGAGAGTATACCAGAAGATATTTTAAAAAGAACAAAGTTGTTGTATTTAAATTATCCTAACAATCCAACAGGTGCATCTGCAACTAAAGAATTTTTTGAAAAAGTAGTGAAGTTTGCTAAAGAAAATGATATTATAGTAATACAAGATGCTGCCTATGCAGCACTTACTTTTGATGGCAACAAACCACTGAGTTTCTTAACAATAGAGGGTGCAAAAGAAGTAGGAGTGGAAATACATTCTTTATCTAAAGCATTTAATATGACGGGATGGCGTATGGCTTTTATTGCTGGAAATGAGTTGGTTGTAAAAGCATTTGGATCAGTCAAAGACAATAATGATTCTGGACAGTTTAAAGCCATTCAAAAAGCGTCAATGTATGCCCTTGAACATCCAGAAATTACAGATGAGACTTCTGTAAAATATTCAAGAAGACATGATATGTTAGTGGATGTCTTAAGAAAAGTAGGCTTTAAAGCAAGTAAGCCTAAAGGTTCTTTTTATCTCTATGTTGGCATCCCAAAAGGAACGAAAAAAGGAGATACTTTTAAGAACGCAGAAGATTTTGCAGAGTTTTTAATAAAAGAAAAATTAATATCAACAGTGCCTTGGGATGATGTAGGAGCTTATGTACGTTTTTCAGTTACCTTCTTAGCAGAGACTATGGAAAAAGAAAAAGAAGTAATAGAAGAAATTTATACTCGATTAGCTGAATTGGAGTTTGTATTTTAA